A single genomic interval of Lynx canadensis isolate LIC74 chromosome A2, mLynCan4.pri.v2, whole genome shotgun sequence harbors:
- the PEG10 gene encoding LOW QUALITY PROTEIN: retrotransposon-derived protein PEG10 (The sequence of the model RefSeq protein was modified relative to this genomic sequence to represent the inferred CDS: inserted 1 base in 1 codon) → MRNKKLLKTKRRKGGRGGQDPGLHPHRSEAAPGRSPPTPTLTLGPDCPPPPPPPPPNGPSSSSSSCSSSSSSSSSSRSGQRGQYIPNLAERRRDDLSEEINNLREKVMKQSEENNNLQNQVQKLTEENTSLREQVEPAPQDEEDDLELRGAAAAAAPPTPIEEECPDDLPEKFDGNPDMLVPFMAQCQLFMEKSTRDFSVDRVRVCFVTSMMTGRAARWASAKLERSHYLMHNYPAFMTEMKHVFEDPQRREAAKRKIRRLRQGMGSVIDYSNAFQMIAQDLDWNEPALIDQYHEGLSDHIQAELSRLEVAKSLSALIGQCIHIERRLARAAAARKPRSPPRALVLPHITSHHQVDPTEPVGGARMRLTQEEKERRRKLNLCLYCGNGGHYADNCPAKASKASPXGKLPGPAVEGPSATGPELIRSPQDDASSPHLQVMLQIHLPGRHTLFVRAMIDSGASGNFIDHEYVAQNGIPLRVKDWPILVEAIDGRPIASGPVVHETHDLIVDLGDHREVLSFDVTQSPFFPVVLGVRWLSTHDPNITWSTRSIVFDSEYCRYHCRMYSPIPPSLPPPAQPSFYYPVDGYRVYQPVRYYYVQNVYTPVDENVYPDHRLVDPTIEMIPGAHSIPSGHVYSLSEPEMAALRDFVARNVKDGLITPTIAPNGAQVLQVKRGWKLQVSYDCRAPNNFTIQNQYPRLSIPNLDDQAHLATYTEYVPQIPGYQTYPTYATYPTYPVGFAWYPVGRDGHGRSLYVPVMITWNPHWYRQPPVPQYPPPQPPPPPPPPPPPPSYSTM, encoded by the exons aaacaaaaagcttttgaaaacaaaaagaagaaagggtggAAGAGGAGGCCAGGACCCAGGCCTCCATCCCCACAGGAGCGAAGCTGCACCTGGGAGGTCTCCTCCCACTCCAACTCTCACCCTGGGGCCCGActgcccacctcctcctcctcctcctccccccaacggcccttcctcctcctcttcctcctgctcctcctcctcttcttcttcttcctcctcgcGCAGCGGCCAAAGAGGCCAGTACATCCCCAACCTGGCCGAACGAAGGCGGGACGATCTCTCTGAAGAGATCAACAACCTCAGAGAGAAGGTCATGAAGCAGTCAGAGGAGAACAACAACCTGCAGAACCAGGTGCAGAAACTCACGGAGGAGAACACCTCCCTCCGTGAGCAAGTGGAGCCCGCCCCTCAGGATGAGGAGGATGACCTCGAGCTCCGAGGTGCTGCAGCGGCCGCTGCCCCGCCCACTCCCATAGAGGAAGAGTGCCCAGATGACCTTCCCGAGAAGTTTGACGGCAACCCAGACATGCTGGTCCCTTTCATGGCCCAGTGCCAGCTCTTCATGGAAAAGAGCACCCGAGATTTCTCAGTCGATCGCGTCCGCGTCTGCTTCGTGACCAGCATGATGACCGGCCGTGCCGCCCGCTGGGCCTCCGCGAAGCTGGAGCGGTCCCACTACCTGATGCACAACTACCCAGCCTTCATGACCGAGATGAAGCACGTCTTTGAAGACCCTCAGAGGCGGGAGGCTGCCAAACGCAAGATCAGACGTCTGCGCCAAGGCATGGGGTCAGTCATCGACTATTCCAACGCCTTCCAGATGATTGCCCAGGACCTGGATTGGAATGAGCCCGCCCTGATTGACCAGTACCACGAGGGCCTCAGCGACCACATCCAGGCGGAGCTGTCGCGCCTTGAAGTGGCCAAGTCGCTGTCCGCACTGATAGGCCAGTGCATCCACATCGAGAGGAGGCTGGCCAGAGCGGCCGCGGCACGCAAGCCTCGCTCCCCGCCGCGCGCGCTCGTTCTGCCGCACATCACCAGCCACCACCAGGTAGATCCCACCGAGCCTGTGGGAGGTGCCCGCATGCGCCTGacccaggaagaaaaggaacgACGCAGAAAGCTGAACCTTTGCCTCTACTGTGGGAATGGAGGTCACTACGCCGACAACTGTCCTGCCAAGGCCTCAAAGGCTTCGC GCGGGAAACTCCCCGGCCCCGCTGTAGAGGGACCTTCAGCGACCGGGCCAGAATTAATAAGGTCCCCACAAGATGATGCTTCATCTCCACACTTGCAAGTGATGCTCCAGATTCATCTCCCGGGCAGACACACCCTGTTCGTCCGAGCCATGATCGATTCTGGTGCTTCTGGCAACTTCATCGATCACGAGTACGTTGCCCAAAATGGGATTCCTCTGAGAGTCAAGGACTGGCCGATACTTGTGGAAGCAATTGACGGACGTCCCATAGCATCGGGCCCCGTTGTCCACGAAACGCATGACCTGATCGTTGACCTGGGAGATCACCGCGAGGTGCTGTCATTCGACGTGACTCAGTCTCCGTTCTTCCCCGTTGTCCTCGGGGTGCGCTGGCTGAGCACACACGACCCCAACATCACGTGGAGCACCCGATCTATCGTCTTTGATTCTGAATATTGCCGATACCACTGCCGGATGTACTCTCCGATACCACCGTCGCTCCCCCCACCAGCGCAGCCGTCCTTTTACTACCCGGTGGATGGATACAGAGTTTACCAACCAGTGAGGTACTACTATGTCCAGAACGTGTACACTCCGGTGGATGAAAACGTCTACCCAGATCACCGCCTGGTTGACCCCACCATAGAGATGATCCCTGGAGCACACAGTATCCCCAGCGGACACGTGTACTCGCTGTCCGAGCCTGAAATGGCAGCTCTGCGAGATTTCGTGGCCAGAAACGTGAAAGATGGGCTGATCACCCCAACGATCGCCCCCAACGGAGCCCAAGTTCTCCAGGTGAAAAGGGGGTGGAAACTGCAAGTCTCCTACGACTGCCGAGCTCCCAACAACTTCACCATCCAGAATCAGTATCCTCGACTCTCTATTCCAAATTTGGATGACCAGGCTCACCTGGCGACGTATACTGAATACGTACCTCAGATACCTGGATACCAAACGTACCCCACCTATGCCACGTACCCGACCTACCCAGTAGGATTCGCCTGGTACCCGGTGGGGCGAGACGGACACGGGAGATCGCTCTATGTCCCCGTGATGATCACCTGGAATCCGCATTGGTACCGCCAGCCTCCGGTACCCCAGTatccgccgccgcagccgccaccgccgccgccgcctccgccgccgccgccgtcttACAGCACCATGTAA